One Virgibacillus proomii DNA window includes the following coding sequences:
- a CDS encoding metal ABC transporter solute-binding protein, Zn/Mn family, with protein sequence MKKIVLFSFIILLVIGTFGCATDSKNASGSSEQPHQIVTTTSQIGDIAKNIGGDFVEVNSLMGPGTDPHLYNAVQGDIQKMTDADIIFYNGLHLEGQMGEIFAKMKQEKLTIPVAENIPKEKLIHDPDNPKVSDPHVWFDIDLWKYAVEAVQDGLIELDPDNKETYTKNTEAYLKELDKLQAYAEKKFNELPEESRVLVTAHDAFNYFGKAFGFEVIGLQGLSTESDYGVNDIQRIIDVLVERNIKGVFIESSVSERSINAVVEGAKKEGHEVSIGGELFSDAMGKEGTEEGTYIGMFKHNIDTIVDALK encoded by the coding sequence ATGAAGAAGATCGTTTTATTTAGTTTTATTATACTTCTTGTTATTGGTACTTTTGGTTGTGCTACAGATTCCAAAAATGCCAGTGGATCAAGCGAACAGCCACATCAAATAGTCACGACAACCTCACAAATTGGTGACATAGCAAAAAATATTGGAGGAGATTTCGTCGAAGTAAATAGCTTAATGGGTCCAGGCACAGATCCGCATTTATATAACGCCGTCCAAGGAGACATTCAAAAAATGACAGATGCTGACATCATTTTCTACAATGGGCTACATTTAGAAGGACAAATGGGAGAAATATTTGCCAAAATGAAGCAGGAAAAACTGACAATTCCTGTGGCTGAAAATATACCAAAGGAAAAATTAATACATGACCCTGATAATCCTAAGGTTAGTGATCCTCATGTTTGGTTTGATATCGATTTATGGAAATACGCGGTAGAAGCAGTTCAAGATGGATTAATAGAATTGGATCCGGATAATAAAGAAACATATACGAAAAATACCGAAGCCTATCTAAAAGAATTGGACAAGTTACAGGCTTATGCAGAAAAGAAATTCAATGAACTACCTGAAGAAAGTCGTGTGCTTGTAACCGCGCATGATGCTTTTAATTACTTCGGAAAAGCTTTTGGTTTTGAAGTAATAGGTTTACAAGGGCTTAGCACAGAGTCTGATTATGGAGTGAACGATATTCAACGGATTATTGATGTATTAGTAGAAAGAAATATTAAAGGTGTATTTATAGAAAGTAGTGTATCAGAACGATCTATTAATGCTGTCGTAGAAGGTGCGAAAAAGGAAGGGCATGAAGTATCGATCGGTGGCGAGCTTTTTTCTGACGCAATGGGTAAAGAAGGAACAGAAGAAGGTACTTACATTGGTATGTTCAAACATAATATTGACACCATTGTTGATGCATTGAAATGA
- a CDS encoding CNNM domain-containing protein has translation MRFVVVIFRLLTMLLNAIIGFIIKQLSRGEEWDTSVARDEIRSVMDIARTEGIFKQDEFRRN, from the coding sequence ATCCGTTTTGTAGTGGTTATTTTTCGACTGTTAACAATGCTATTAAACGCAATTATTGGTTTTATTATTAAGCAGTTATCGAGAGGGGAAGAGTGGGATACATCGGTAGCGAGGGATGAAATTCGATCAGTGATGGATATTGCTCGAACCGAAGGAATATTTAAACAAGATGAGTTCCGCCGTAATTAA
- the yhbH gene encoding sporulation protein YhbH, whose amino-acid sequence MQEEKGSFVVSKENWSLHRKGYQDQKRHMDKVKDAIKNNLPGLVSEENIIMSDGKEVIKIPIRSLDEYKIRYNYNHIKHVGQGKGDSQVGDIIGRAPGDNVQGGGNGKKAGDQPGTDYYEAEVSVEEIENVLFHELELPNLQEKEQAEIVTEKIEFNDVRKKGLMGNIDKKRTILTAIKRNAKAGKPGITPINQDDLRFKTWNEVTKPESKAVVLAMMDTSASMGIFEKYAARSFFYWMTRFLRTKYETVEMEFIAHHTEAKIVSEENFFSKGESGGTICSSAYYKALELINSNYPPSRYNIYPVHFSDGDNMTSDNPTCIELVKEMMSLSSMFGYGEVNSYHRKSTLMRAFEEIDDPKFRYYIIKEKTDIYEALKAIFKKETAVI is encoded by the coding sequence ATGCAAGAGGAAAAAGGAAGTTTTGTCGTATCAAAAGAAAATTGGTCCCTCCATCGCAAAGGTTATCAAGACCAAAAGCGTCATATGGATAAGGTAAAGGATGCGATTAAAAATAATTTACCGGGCTTAGTAAGTGAAGAGAATATTATTATGTCGGATGGAAAAGAAGTTATAAAAATTCCGATCCGCTCCTTAGATGAATATAAAATACGCTATAACTACAATCATATAAAGCATGTTGGACAAGGAAAGGGAGATAGCCAAGTTGGCGATATTATAGGAAGAGCCCCGGGTGATAATGTACAAGGAGGAGGAAATGGAAAAAAGGCTGGTGATCAGCCAGGCACAGATTACTATGAAGCAGAAGTATCTGTAGAGGAAATTGAGAATGTCCTGTTTCATGAACTGGAATTACCTAATTTACAAGAAAAAGAACAAGCAGAAATCGTCACCGAAAAAATTGAATTTAATGATGTACGAAAAAAAGGGTTGATGGGAAATATTGATAAAAAACGGACGATTTTAACGGCGATTAAGCGAAATGCTAAAGCGGGAAAGCCCGGAATCACACCAATTAATCAGGATGATTTACGCTTTAAGACGTGGAATGAGGTAACAAAACCAGAGTCAAAAGCAGTTGTGTTAGCCATGATGGATACAAGTGCTTCGATGGGCATTTTTGAAAAGTATGCAGCTCGTAGCTTCTTTTATTGGATGACTCGTTTTTTACGTACCAAATATGAAACCGTGGAAATGGAATTTATTGCTCACCATACGGAAGCTAAAATTGTCTCAGAGGAGAATTTCTTTTCCAAAGGGGAAAGCGGTGGTACGATTTGCTCATCTGCTTATTACAAAGCATTGGAGCTAATCAATTCTAACTACCCTCCTTCTCGTTATAATATTTATCCGGTTCATTTTTCCGATGGTGATAATATGACATCTGATAACCCGACATGTATTGAACTAGTTAAAGAGATGATGAGCTTATCCAGTATGTTTGGTTATGGAGAGGTAAACAGTTACCATCGCAAATCAACTTTAATGCGAGCGTTTGAAGAGATTGATGATCCGAAATTTCGCTATTATATAATTAAAGAAAAAACGGATATTTACGAGGCATTAAAAGCAATATTTAAGAAAGAGACTGCTGTTATATAG
- a CDS encoding YkvI family membrane protein produces the protein MKKILQIASAFIGIIVGAGFASGQEILQYFTSFGYKGTIGAIIATILFAYLGMILTRLGSRAQTTSHREVIYFISGRKIGVIVDYIIVFTLFGVGVVMIAGAGSILNQQFSLPSFVGITLMTIIVMLTVMLDVHRVVSIIASIAPFLILTVMVISMYSLFTVDTPLREMEFIATDQPSAVSHWLLSAINYVSFNIALGASMALVMGGAEKNKRTATIGGLLGGLGIGILIVFNHYAIFSNISMVAEYEMPILKIADDISPVLGIIYSIILFGMIFNTAVSMFFSLGSRFMPNGTPAFRRFSIITILAAFALSFVGFTKLVSLFYPIIGYLGFFLIIVLIIAPFRMKAWKAEKNSY, from the coding sequence ATGAAGAAAATTTTACAAATAGCTAGTGCATTTATTGGAATTATTGTCGGGGCGGGGTTTGCTTCTGGTCAAGAAATTTTGCAATACTTTACAAGCTTTGGTTATAAAGGAACGATCGGCGCTATCATTGCTACAATTTTATTCGCTTATTTAGGGATGATACTGACAAGACTTGGAAGCCGAGCTCAAACGACCTCTCATAGAGAAGTGATTTACTTTATTAGCGGGCGAAAAATTGGTGTAATTGTTGATTATATTATCGTCTTTACTCTATTTGGTGTTGGTGTCGTCATGATTGCTGGTGCTGGTTCCATTCTCAACCAGCAATTTTCGCTTCCCTCATTTGTCGGAATTACGTTAATGACTATTATTGTTATGCTGACTGTTATGCTTGATGTCCATCGGGTTGTTTCCATCATTGCAAGCATTGCACCTTTTTTAATTCTTACTGTAATGGTTATTTCCATGTATAGTTTATTTACGGTTGACACCCCATTACGCGAAATGGAATTTATTGCAACAGATCAGCCATCTGCTGTTTCTCATTGGTTACTATCAGCGATTAATTATGTATCCTTTAACATTGCTTTAGGAGCTTCCATGGCGCTGGTTATGGGCGGAGCGGAAAAGAATAAACGTACGGCTACAATTGGCGGTCTATTAGGTGGATTAGGAATTGGAATATTAATTGTATTTAATCATTATGCTATCTTTTCCAATATAAGCATGGTAGCTGAATATGAGATGCCAATTTTAAAAATTGCAGATGACATATCGCCAGTATTAGGTATTATTTATTCCATTATTCTGTTTGGAATGATTTTCAACACTGCTGTCAGCATGTTCTTTTCTCTAGGTTCTCGCTTTATGCCAAATGGAACACCAGCATTTCGCCGATTTAGCATTATAACGATTCTAGCTGCTTTTGCTTTAAGCTTTGTTGGTTTTACCAAATTAGTTTCGCTCTTTTATCCGATTATCGGGTATTTAGGCTTCTTCTTAATAATTGTTCTGATTATTGCTCCATTTCGTATGAAAGCATGGAAAGCGGAAAAGAATAGTTATTAA
- a CDS encoding metal-sensitive transcriptional regulator: protein MEYDTKVINRMKRIEGQIRGIQKMMEQKKDCREVVAQMSAARNAIDRTAALVVSQNLERCIREEQKNGGNADDLIKEAVNLLVKSR from the coding sequence ATGGAATATGATACAAAAGTAATTAATCGAATGAAGCGTATTGAAGGTCAAATTCGGGGGATACAAAAAATGATGGAACAAAAAAAGGACTGTCGTGAAGTTGTTGCTCAAATGTCTGCTGCACGAAATGCGATAGATCGTACAGCGGCTTTAGTTGTTAGTCAAAACTTAGAGCGCTGTATTCGCGAAGAACAAAAAAATGGAGGTAATGCGGACGATCTTATCAAAGAGGCTGTTAACTTACTTGTAAAAAGTAGATAA
- a CDS encoding NAD-dependent protein deacylase: MLKKWLHESKYAVVFTGAGMSTESGLPDFRSANKGLWKQQDPNKIATTEALNTNVEAFIDFYRERVLKVKAYEPHKGHYILADWERQGLIKSIITQNVDGFHQQAGSKRVAELHGTLQKLHCQSCGKEYSSEEYVNKDYYCTCGGVLRPSIVLFGETLPMEAFQFALEEAEKADLFIVLGSSLSVTPANQFPLIAKEHGARLVIINREPTQLDDYADQVIHNRAIGEILAEIN, encoded by the coding sequence TTGCTTAAAAAATGGCTTCACGAATCAAAGTATGCTGTCGTATTTACTGGAGCAGGAATGTCAACCGAAAGTGGATTACCTGATTTTCGGTCTGCCAATAAAGGACTTTGGAAACAACAGGACCCCAATAAAATTGCAACAACCGAAGCATTAAATACGAATGTAGAAGCATTTATTGACTTCTATCGGGAACGAGTATTAAAAGTTAAAGCTTATGAACCGCATAAGGGACACTATATTTTAGCCGATTGGGAAAGACAGGGTTTAATAAAATCTATTATTACGCAAAATGTAGACGGCTTTCATCAGCAGGCTGGAAGTAAACGAGTTGCCGAACTTCACGGTACCCTGCAAAAGCTCCACTGCCAATCTTGTGGTAAAGAATATAGCAGTGAAGAGTACGTAAATAAAGATTATTATTGCACGTGTGGAGGTGTTTTACGTCCTTCCATTGTCCTATTCGGTGAAACCTTACCTATGGAAGCTTTTCAGTTCGCATTAGAAGAAGCAGAAAAAGCAGATTTGTTTATTGTATTAGGATCTTCTTTAAGTGTAACACCGGCAAATCAATTTCCGTTAATCGCAAAAGAGCATGGAGCAAGGCTTGTGATTATTAACCGTGAACCTACTCAGCTTGATGACTATGCTGACCAAGTTATTCATAATCGGGCAATCGGCGAAATATTAGCTGAAATCAACTAA
- a CDS encoding metal ABC transporter permease has product MTYTFWILLTGCLVGVTCGVTGAILVLRKMAMIADAISHTVLLGIVGAFFITQTISGIPMLIGAGIVGILTAIFVEMLNSSGVQSDAAIGVVFTSLFALGVVLISFIGDQVHLDIQHALMGEIAFVPWNTLTINGADYGPIAVWMLGGVLTINLLLITLFYKEIKMSTFDPQFATLIGVPVVMIHYLLMTMVSLSTVASFDSVGAILVVAMLIVPGATAYLLTDRFLVLLILSGVIGILSAILGYSFAVQFNVSIAGSMAVATGVFFLGAFLFSPKQGVIIKKLRKSGKTIEQQKAEA; this is encoded by the coding sequence ATGACATATACATTTTGGATTCTTTTAACCGGATGCCTTGTCGGTGTCACTTGTGGCGTAACAGGTGCCATTCTTGTGCTACGGAAGATGGCAATGATTGCTGATGCAATTAGTCATACCGTTTTGCTGGGGATTGTTGGCGCCTTTTTTATAACTCAAACGATTAGCGGTATACCGATGTTAATTGGGGCAGGAATTGTGGGTATTTTAACTGCTATTTTTGTAGAAATGCTGAATTCCTCCGGGGTGCAATCAGATGCTGCGATTGGTGTTGTCTTTACCTCTTTATTTGCCTTAGGTGTAGTGCTTATTTCATTTATCGGTGATCAAGTACACTTAGACATTCAGCATGCGTTAATGGGTGAAATTGCTTTTGTCCCTTGGAATACCCTAACTATAAATGGGGCTGATTACGGTCCAATAGCTGTATGGATGCTCGGCGGTGTATTAACGATAAATTTACTCTTAATTACGTTATTCTATAAAGAAATTAAAATGTCAACATTCGATCCGCAGTTTGCTACTTTAATTGGGGTTCCGGTAGTAATGATCCACTACCTATTAATGACAATGGTGTCATTGTCAACCGTAGCTTCTTTTGATAGTGTCGGCGCTATTTTAGTAGTAGCAATGTTGATCGTTCCAGGGGCTACCGCCTATTTATTAACCGATCGCTTTCTAGTCTTATTAATTTTAAGCGGTGTGATTGGCATCTTGTCTGCGATACTGGGCTACTCGTTTGCCGTCCAATTCAATGTATCTATTGCAGGTTCCATGGCAGTAGCGACAGGTGTGTTCTTTCTTGGAGCATTTTTATTTAGCCCAAAGCAAGGTGTGATTATAAAAAAATTGCGAAAGTCCGGGAAGACAATAGAACAACAGAAAGCAGAAGCGTAG
- a CDS encoding YpjP family protein, translating to MKQWIKKLAVMLITIMTLGMYVPVSLTAEANEDKENYDTDSKLDESIQTTVAEEPSSSIEEELSTSAMEKLTEKVKEQTMLKMGPRIAGRIGDEFTTVILPKIEEVMQTVMLDENGEPISYYGITEQPAKGYGERIFHIYDYHNEETVAKFHVRRDHRPLEGYWFNFHYHLKDDDFEKHYEVGEIFWDKNTPPKWMAS from the coding sequence ATGAAGCAATGGATAAAGAAACTAGCCGTAATGCTCATTACAATTATGACACTTGGAATGTATGTTCCAGTATCATTAACGGCTGAAGCAAATGAAGATAAAGAGAACTATGATACTGATTCGAAGTTGGATGAATCCATCCAGACTACTGTAGCAGAAGAACCCTCATCTTCAATAGAAGAGGAACTTTCTACTTCGGCGATGGAGAAGCTTACGGAAAAGGTGAAGGAACAGACAATGCTTAAAATGGGACCGCGAATTGCCGGTCGGATTGGTGATGAATTTACAACTGTTATTTTGCCAAAAATTGAAGAAGTTATGCAAACGGTTATGTTAGATGAAAATGGAGAACCAATTTCTTATTATGGTATAACTGAACAACCTGCAAAGGGATACGGTGAGCGGATTTTTCATATTTATGATTATCATAACGAAGAAACGGTTGCTAAGTTTCATGTGCGCAGGGATCATCGACCTTTAGAGGGATATTGGTTTAATTTTCATTACCATTTAAAAGATGACGACTTTGAGAAGCATTATGAAGTTGGAGAAATTTTCTGGGATAAAAATACGCCGCCGAAATGGATGGCATCATGA
- a CDS encoding metal ABC transporter ATP-binding protein, producing MYALKVNHISVTYDKQLALENVSFAVPEGSMTGIIGPNGAGKSTLIKSILQLLPTISGDVTVFDKPIHEQRKIIGYVPQRSEVDWDFPTNALDVVLMGRYKHIGLFKRVSKKEITWAKHCLERVGMQDYASRQISQLSGGQQQRVFLARAMAQDAKIYFMDEPFAGVDASTEKAIIELMKEWKRDGKTVLVVHHDLQTVNDYFDHVLLLNKTPIAYGKTSLVFTLDNLEAAYGGKIAFLQREAQAVKEST from the coding sequence ATGTATGCATTAAAAGTCAATCATATTTCCGTAACCTATGATAAACAATTAGCATTGGAAAACGTGTCTTTTGCAGTTCCAGAAGGGTCAATGACAGGGATAATTGGTCCAAATGGTGCTGGTAAATCAACTTTGATTAAGTCCATTTTACAACTGCTACCAACGATTTCCGGAGATGTAACTGTATTTGATAAGCCAATCCATGAACAAAGGAAAATCATTGGCTATGTACCACAGCGCAGCGAAGTAGATTGGGATTTCCCAACGAATGCACTAGATGTAGTACTAATGGGAAGATATAAACATATCGGATTGTTTAAGCGAGTATCAAAAAAAGAAATTACGTGGGCGAAGCATTGCCTGGAAAGAGTTGGCATGCAGGACTATGCCTCCCGCCAGATTAGTCAATTATCTGGTGGACAACAGCAACGCGTCTTTCTTGCTCGAGCAATGGCACAAGATGCAAAAATTTATTTTATGGATGAACCATTTGCAGGAGTGGACGCTTCTACAGAAAAAGCGATCATTGAATTAATGAAGGAGTGGAAGCGCGATGGCAAAACTGTTTTAGTCGTACATCATGACTTGCAAACAGTGAATGATTATTTTGATCATGTTCTTCTATTAAATAAGACACCGATTGCTTACGGGAAAACAAGTTTGGTGTTTACATTAGACAATTTGGAAGCGGCTTACGGAGGAAAAATTGCATTTTTACAAAGAGAAGCTCAGGCAGTAAAGGAGAGCACCTGA
- a CDS encoding SpoVR family protein: MTDTNKELHDAIAEITEIAAGFGLDFYPMRYEICPADIIYTFGAYGMPTRFSHWSFGKQFHRMKLQYDLGLSQIYELVINSDPCYAFLLDTNSLIQNKLIIAHVLAHSDFFKNNVRFSNTRRDMVESMTATAERIAYYEMVYGEREVEEFLDAVLAIQEHIDPSLIRPPSINDKMEEETKPARRITPYDDLWDLDEAPKQDDTREKQKRKKFPPKPEKDLLLFLEAYSKELDDWQRDILTMMREEMLYFWPQLETKIMNEGWASYWHQRILREMDLTSEETIEFATLNAGVVQPSKHQINPYYLGLKILEDIEYRYDHPTEEMKRLGIKPNSGRKKLFEVRELDSDISFIRNYLTKELVQREDLYLFEKKGRNYQITTKDYKKVRDQLVAMRINGGFPYITVENGDYLRNGELYLVHHYEGTELDVHYLEHVLPYIYRLWGRHVYLETVIEDKKMLYCYDGKRALHRQL, encoded by the coding sequence GTGACTGACACTAACAAAGAACTGCATGATGCAATTGCTGAAATTACAGAAATAGCTGCTGGTTTCGGGTTAGATTTTTATCCAATGCGTTATGAAATTTGTCCTGCTGATATTATCTACACATTTGGGGCGTACGGTATGCCAACACGATTTAGCCATTGGAGTTTTGGTAAACAGTTTCATCGTATGAAGCTGCAATATGATCTAGGGCTTAGCCAAATTTATGAACTGGTTATTAATTCGGATCCGTGCTATGCCTTTTTGTTAGATACAAATAGTTTAATTCAAAATAAATTAATCATCGCACATGTTTTGGCACATAGCGACTTTTTCAAAAATAATGTCCGCTTTTCCAATACGAGACGGGATATGGTCGAGAGTATGACAGCAACTGCCGAGCGAATAGCGTATTATGAAATGGTGTATGGAGAGCGGGAGGTGGAGGAATTTCTTGATGCCGTACTTGCTATTCAGGAGCATATTGACCCGTCACTCATTCGCCCGCCATCAATAAACGATAAGATGGAAGAAGAAACGAAGCCGGCTAGGAGAATCACACCATACGATGATCTGTGGGATTTAGATGAAGCACCTAAACAAGATGATACACGGGAAAAACAGAAACGGAAGAAGTTTCCGCCAAAGCCGGAGAAGGACCTGCTACTATTTCTTGAAGCATATAGCAAAGAACTGGATGATTGGCAACGAGATATATTAACGATGATGCGAGAGGAGATGTTATATTTTTGGCCACAATTAGAGACAAAAATAATGAATGAAGGCTGGGCATCGTATTGGCATCAACGAATATTACGAGAAATGGATTTAACTAGTGAGGAAACTATTGAATTTGCGACTCTAAATGCAGGTGTGGTGCAGCCTTCCAAACATCAAATTAATCCATATTATCTTGGATTAAAAATTTTAGAGGATATCGAGTACCGCTATGATCATCCGACAGAAGAAATGAAGCGATTAGGAATAAAGCCGAACTCAGGTCGGAAGAAATTATTTGAAGTCAGGGAGTTGGATTCTGATATTTCTTTCATTCGAAATTATTTGACGAAAGAGCTTGTGCAGCGTGAGGATTTATATCTCTTTGAGAAAAAAGGTAGAAATTATCAAATCACGACAAAAGATTATAAAAAAGTTCGTGATCAGCTTGTTGCAATGCGGATAAATGGCGGGTTTCCTTATATAACTGTAGAGAATGGTGATTATTTACGAAATGGGGAGTTATATCTTGTTCACCATTATGAAGGAACAGAGTTAGATGTCCATTATTTAGAACATGTTCTCCCTTATATTTATCGATTATGGGGGCGACATGTTTATCTGGAAACAGTTATTGAAGATAAAAAAATGCTTTATTGCTATGATGGAAAAAGAGCATTACATCGTCAGTTATAG
- a CDS encoding metal ABC transporter permease has protein sequence MDTLTSLFSSANLQWVLVGSILLGFASGIIGSFVLLKKQSLISDAMAHAALPGVCMAYLIFQMKSVPILLAGAAVTSLIATHSIQSIVDKSRIKTDAAIGIVISVFFGLGIVLLTYIQQHSAGNHAGLDTFIFGQAASLVKSDVELIAIGALVLIIITALFFKEFKISIFDPQFAKGMGLPVTFFNGVLLFLVVAVVVIGIQMVGVVLIAALLITPPISARYWTDRLGWMTILAGIFGAISGVSGAVLSTVIHNLPTGPIIVLSASIIFLFSLFFGARKGILFKGGKRS, from the coding sequence ATGGACACATTAACATCTTTATTTTCTAGTGCCAACCTGCAATGGGTGCTGGTCGGCAGCATCTTGCTTGGATTTGCCAGTGGTATCATCGGCAGCTTTGTCCTGTTAAAAAAACAAAGCTTGATTAGTGATGCGATGGCTCATGCCGCACTTCCAGGGGTCTGTATGGCTTATCTTATCTTTCAAATGAAATCCGTACCAATTCTATTAGCAGGGGCTGCTGTTACTAGTTTAATTGCAACCCATTCTATTCAATCCATTGTTGACAAATCACGCATTAAAACAGATGCTGCCATCGGTATTGTTATTTCCGTGTTTTTCGGTCTCGGTATTGTTCTGTTAACATACATTCAACAACACTCAGCAGGAAACCATGCAGGATTGGATACATTTATCTTTGGGCAAGCAGCTTCACTGGTAAAAAGTGATGTAGAACTAATTGCCATTGGTGCGTTAGTTTTAATTATCATCACCGCACTATTTTTTAAAGAATTTAAGATTAGTATTTTTGATCCGCAATTTGCCAAAGGTATGGGGTTACCGGTAACTTTTTTTAACGGCGTACTATTATTTCTTGTCGTAGCCGTTGTCGTGATCGGTATTCAGATGGTTGGGGTTGTGTTAATCGCTGCACTATTAATTACGCCGCCCATATCAGCTAGATACTGGACAGATCGACTCGGCTGGATGACGATACTGGCCGGAATATTTGGCGCCATATCCGGTGTAAGCGGAGCCGTATTAAGTACAGTCATTCATAATTTGCCTACAGGTCCAATCATCGTTTTAAGTGCTTCCATTATTTTTCTTTTTTCCTTATTTTTTGGAGCGAGAAAAGGGATTTTGTTTAAAGGAGGGAAGCGATCATGA